Proteins from a single region of Corylus avellana chromosome ca11, CavTom2PMs-1.0:
- the LOC132165058 gene encoding transcription factor ICE1-like — protein MGEKNLGKRKFSSGDDVKEVSFYGLEESSGGGEQKGKQKAKAKHVLYERRRRNKFNEGLNLLKSVVPNTSKKSTCSVIEGAVEYMNDLQQRIDNLKNELESTSPGSSLMPTTRLHPSTPTPPTLPSHINDEVHPSSLPSPNGQAARVEIGVREGRAVQIHMCCEHKPGILVSTMRAMDNLGLDIQQGVISCSNGFAMDIYRAEQCKERLDVQPEQIRAELLNSTGIQEGK, from the exons ATGGGGGAAAAGAATTTGGGGAAGAGAAAATTCAGTAGTGGGGATGATGTGAAAGAGGTAAGCTTTTATGGGTTGGAGGAGAGTAGTGGTGGAGGAGAGCAGAAGGGGAAGCAGAAGGCGAAAGCTAAACATGTGCTGTATGAGAGGCGCCGCCGGAATAAGTTCAATGAAGGCCTCAACCTATTGAAGTCCGTGGTTCCAAATACTAgcaaa AAGTCAACATGTTCAGTCATTGAGGGTGCCGTTGAGTACATGAACGACCTTCAGCAGAGGATCGATAACCTCAAAAATGAATTGGAGTCAACCAGTCCTGGCTCTTCATTGATGCCTACCACAAGGCTCCACCCTTCGACACCCACTCCCCCAACACTACCCAGCCATATCAATGATGAGGTTCACCCCAGCTCGTTGCCCAGCCCAAATGGCCAAGCTGCAAGG GTGGAAATTGGGGTACGAGAAGGAAGAGCTGTACAAATCCACATGTGTTGTGAGCACAAACCCGGTATCTTGGTGTCCACAATGAGGGCTATGGATAATCTTGGGTTAGACATCCAACAAGGAGTCATAAGCTGTTCCAATGGTTTTGCTATGGATATATATCGAGCTGAG caATGCAAAGAACGGCTGGACGTCCAACCAGAGCAAATTAGAGCAGAGCTTTTGAACTCAACTGGAATCCAAGAGGGGAAGTAG